In Chondrinema litorale, the DNA window AAATATTTCGAATAATTTTCTGTGCGGTTATTAAACCAAAGGTCTTCGTAAAAATTTCTGGCTATTTCTTTATTAATTTCCTCCTGAGACTTTTCATTTGTCAATGAATCTGTTTGCGCAATTAATATTTGAGGAATAGCAAATAATAGTAAGAATGCTGTTTTCATTTCAAAAAATTTAAAGAGTGTAAAAATCTATCGTGTTTGGTATGAGCTGTTGGTAGATAGCTGGTTTCAGATATAGATTCTTAGTATAGGTAATGTAGGAGTTGGATATACGTAAATGTATTTCTTAAATTAAATTTATTTGAGGTTAATTCAAAGGTGAGGGAAGTTTTTCTTGGTGATAATAAGTGGATTATAGGCGTTATAGTAAGTTTTTATTGATAATTCTGATTAGAAAGTGAAGCTTTTTATAACTGCTTTTTTAATTGATCGGATGCTAAATAAACTATTCCAAGTAATAGAATAAATATGATTATTTGTTTTAGAATGGATGTAATTATGAGTTCAAAGTCAAAAGTGAAATACATCCATGAGCTAGGCAAATATTGACTATTAAATCCAGTAACAGTTACTTTTGACATACTTGCTACAAATAGTTCAATCAAAATAGCAATTGAAAGGAAGAGTCTAAAAATGCCAGAGCGCGTCAATTTAGAAGCCCAAAGCATTAAGTTTATGAGGATTATTAATATAATTAAAAACCAAAATACCCACCAATATCCTCCAGATAATAAATATTTTTTAGTTTCTTGATCTAATAAGGCAACATTTAGCAGCATTAAAAGTCCAGAAATCTTAATAATTATGATAGCACTCTTGTCGAGTTGATTGAGTAGCTCCTGTTTCTCTTTACGAAAGCCTTTAGAAATTATAACTCCAATATTAAATAAGGCAAACCCGAAAAATGTTGAGTTGAGAATTAAATTCATGCTGTGTAATCTCAGTCTGCTTTTTATCAAAAAGCTTAATAATTAAATTAGAAACTACTTTAATCACTGATATTCTTTCTCTATCGCTACATTTTTATCTTTTCGATGGTTTTCGAACATTTCGATAGCGGATTTGAGTAAGCCAATCATTCCAATACCTAATATGATTATTCCGCTAGAAAGTTCTTTGAGTTTGCTGTCGGTGGTGCTAAAATACCCGATTAGTCCATTTACTATTATAAAGAGTGTCATCAATGAAATAGCGAAAATTGCAATTTTTCCTTTTTTAGGGTTTTCCCAAATCTTTCTAGATAATTTGTTTTGAGTTTTTGTGGTGTCTTGAAGCGTTGAGAAACTGATTCCTAGTCCCATAAACACAAGTACATTATTGATGTCTTTAAAAAGTAGATAGCTAGTTTCTGGTTTTAAACCGAGTCCATAAGTGTATGGTCTAAAAGCATAGAAAAGGGCAATCAGCATTAATGGATATTGCAGATAGCTAATGTATTGAAAAATTTGCTTCGTATTCATAGAAGATGTGGATATAGTTTTTCAAACTAATCAGAGTAAGTGTGGATGTTATTGGTTGACAGGTATGATGATTAATAAATTTACAACTTGTTGAGGAGATTGCAACTAACTTCATTCAAAACCTTCTGCTAACTTTTTTAAAACCTGAATTGCTTTTGCTGCATCTTGCTTATCTACAAAAATATGGTCGTGATAGTAGCCAGCAATTACATTGCAACTGATGTGATGCTTGGCTAATGCAGTAGAGAAGGCAGCCGTTAAGCCAACAGCTTCAAGCGAAGAGTGAATGGTTAGGGTGATCCAAGAAGCAATATATTCATACTTCAGGTTTAACTCATCTGCTATCTTTTTATCAAGCACTACGGTAATGCCTTCAGCTTCTTTAAACTCACAAATGGTTTGGGTTCTATCAATATTATTCAGGTTTTGAACTGTAGCAAATATATATTCACCCTCATTGAGTTTAGGCGTCATTCCTTTTACCAGTGCCGATATATTCGTTTCTCCTGCCATTTTGAAGCTTAATTATCAGAATTTACTTTTAATTCATTTGTGACAATCTCAATAAGGTTTTCTACTTGATCTACCTTTAATGCTTTGAGGTTTTCTCTATACCACATCATTTGGGTAGTTACCGTTTCAATAAAAGCATCATCTTTTAATTTTTCTTCAATTACCGCTGGTTTGTATAAATAGGTAGTGTCAATAGGAATTTCATCTAAAGTAATCACTAGGTGATCTTTCATATAATTCAAGTGGTTTTTAGATATTTCTTTAGAATAGGCATATCCTCGTTCATAATATTTTACCAAGTTATAGCGCAGAGAATCATTCGATATCAGGTTTAGACTTCCACTAAATTTGAGTGTACTGTATTCTGTATTAAAATCGTAATGCATGTATCCGTGAGCTATGTAAAAATACAAAGAGTCTAAATGGGTTCTATTACCATCAAAAACTATCGCGTTTAGTTTGGCTCTCTTCCTAATGAAATTTCTTTTGGTCTTTACAAGAAAGGTTTTTTCAGTTTCTAAATCAGACAATAACCTTTTTAAAGAGCTAATTTCATTATTTTTTGTCTTCTTATCTTCATTATAATTATTCAGTTGAAAGGCTATAAATATACCTATCGTTACAATTGTTATCTCACCTAAGAAGTAAACAACAGACTTGATTATCTTTTTTTTATTCAACCTTTATGATGTTTGATGTCTCAGAATAAATCCCGACAAGAGATGCCGTT includes these proteins:
- a CDS encoding ACT domain-containing protein, yielding MAGETNISALVKGMTPKLNEGEYIFATVQNLNNIDRTQTICEFKEAEGITVVLDKKIADELNLKYEYIASWITLTIHSSLEAVGLTAAFSTALAKHHISCNVIAGYYHDHIFVDKQDAAKAIQVLKKLAEGFE